The proteins below are encoded in one region of Lactuca sativa cultivar Salinas chromosome 3, Lsat_Salinas_v11, whole genome shotgun sequence:
- the LOC111895816 gene encoding uncharacterized protein LOC111895816, which translates to MEATDERNHYTAKRKRDINEDVDDSPAVANGGVDFSLLEEIEKSQNSVEVLDVKTLKKLVLSFERRLRDNIAARLKYPDQPEKFADSEIELHEEIEKLKILAGAPELYPDLVNLNTIPAILDLLTHDNTDIAIDVVGLLQDLTDEDVLDENDEPARILVDCLIENNVLESLLQNLLRLSETDPDEVAAVYSTLSTIENLIEVKPAVAEMVCERTKLLRWIIGKIKVREFDSNKQYASEILAILLQSSVANQKRLGQMNGVDVVLQAVAMYKSRDPKSLDEEEMVENLFDCLCCLLMPLENKERFLKAEGVELMIIIMNQKKLCYGSAIRALDFAMTNYPPACERFVDVMGLKTAFPAFMGKIPTTKNKKRSKEELEERLISLVASLFGGVLRGSRRERLLSKFVENEYEKIDRLMELYIRYSNRVKEESERLNDLELDDLEMDEDEKYNRKLESGLYSLQLIAVILGHLWTSEHPRIKARIELLLKQQKLTKTDVKNVLQEYHDNIGDLDGPDEKEKAQAKIQRFIAAL; encoded by the exons ATGGAGGCCACCGATGAACGTAATCACTACACAGCCAAGAGAAAGCGAGACATCAATGAGGACGTCGATGATTCCCCAGCCGTCGCAAACGGTGGCGTCGACTTTTCCCTTTTAGAAGAAATCGAGAAGTCACAAAACTCTGTTGAAGTTCTCGACGTTAAAACCCTAAAGAAACTCGTCCTCTCCTTCGAACGCCGCCTTCGTGACAACATTGCCGCCCGCCTCAAGTACCCTGACCAGCCAGAGAAGTTCGCTGATTCCGAAATCGAACTTCACGAAGAGATCGAGAAGCTCAAAATCCTTGCTGGAGCTCCGGAACTCTATCCTGACCTAGTTAACCTCAACACGATTCCAGCCATTCTTGATCTTCTAACTCACGATAATACCGATATTGCTATTGACGTTGTTGGTCTTCTCCAAGACCTTACTGATGAAGACGTGTTGGACGAAAACGATGAACCTGCTCGGATTCTTGTTGATTGTTTAATCGAGAACAACGTGCTTGAATCGTTGTTACAGAATCTGTTGCGATTATCCGAGACGGATCCGGATGAGGTGGCAGCGGTTTACAGTACGCTTTCGACGATTGAGAATTTGATTGAAGTTAAGCCTGCGGTGGCTGAGATGGTGTGTGAACGAACTAAGCTGTTGCGGTGGATTATTGGCAAGATAAAGGTTCGAGAGTTTGATAGCAATAAGCAATATGCTTCCGAGATACTGGCGATTTTGCTTCAAAGCAGTGTGGCAAATCAGAAGAGGCTAGGTCAAATGAATGGTGTGGATGTGGTGTTGCAGGCTGTGGCAATGTATAAATCGAGGGATCCAAAGAGTTTAGACGAGGAGGAGATGGTTGAGAATCTCTTTGATTGCTTATGTTGTTTGTTGATGCCATTGGAGAACAAGGAGAGGTTTTTGAAAGCTGAAGGGGTTGaattgatgattattatcatgaACCAGAAGAAATTGTGTTATGGATCAGCCATCAGAGCTCTTGATTTTGCAATGACGAATTATCCACCTGCTTGTGAACGGTTTGTTGATGTTATGGGGCTTAAAACCGCTTTCCCTGCATTCATGGGTAAG ATTCCAACAACCAAAAACAAGAAGAGATCTAAAGAAGAATTGGAGGAACGCCTTATATCATTGGTTGCATCACTTTTTG GTGGAGTTTTGAGGGGTTCAAGAAGGGAAAGATTACTCAGTAAATTTGTGGAAAATGAGTATGAAAAGATAGACAGGCTAATGGAGCTTTATATTAG ATATTCAAACAGAGTGAAAGAAGAATCCGAAAGGCTGAATGATCTTGAACTTGATGATCTTGAG ATGGATGAAGATGAAAAATACAATCGGAAGCTAGAATCTGGACTCTATTCTCTTCAG TTAATTGCAGTTATTTTGGGTCATCTTTGGACATCCGa GCATCCTCGGATAAAGGCAAGAATTGAATTACTACTTAAGCAACAAAAGTTGACTAAAACAGACGTCAAGAATGTACTACAG GAATATCATGACAACATTGGTGATCTTGATGGCCCAGATGAGAAAGAGAAAGCACAAGCCAAAATCCAGAGATTCATCGCAGCTTTGTGA